In Lysobacter luteus, a single window of DNA contains:
- the dapB gene encoding 4-hydroxy-tetrahydrodipicolinate reductase — protein sequence MNTPVRVLVHGASGRMGQSLSRLAPERRDLQVVAAVSGSRPSQRVVDGVPQFAASELHGVPNFDVAVDFSLPAGFDALLALCVERGAALVSGTTGLAPEQQSAIDAGAERIAVLSAANFSLGVVVLGELVRRAAAALEGWDCDIVESHHVHKKDAPSGTALALGASAGQGGAEPRYAALRAGDIIGEHTVQFTGMGERVELVHRATNRDIFARGALLAAVRLADRPPGRYSLRDILLADQNATAG from the coding sequence ATGAATACGCCCGTTCGCGTCCTCGTTCATGGTGCCTCCGGCCGCATGGGCCAGTCCCTGTCGCGGCTCGCGCCCGAGCGGCGCGACCTGCAGGTCGTCGCCGCAGTGTCTGGAAGCCGGCCCTCGCAGCGCGTGGTCGACGGCGTCCCCCAGTTCGCGGCGTCGGAACTGCACGGCGTCCCCAATTTCGACGTAGCGGTCGATTTCAGCCTGCCCGCCGGCTTCGACGCCCTGCTCGCGCTGTGCGTGGAGCGCGGTGCTGCACTCGTCTCAGGCACCACAGGGCTGGCTCCGGAACAGCAGTCCGCGATCGATGCGGGTGCCGAGCGCATCGCCGTGCTGTCTGCAGCCAATTTCAGCCTCGGGGTGGTCGTGCTGGGTGAGCTGGTCCGGCGCGCGGCAGCGGCGCTGGAGGGATGGGACTGCGACATCGTCGAGTCCCACCACGTGCACAAGAAGGATGCCCCGTCGGGTACCGCGCTTGCTCTCGGGGCCTCGGCCGGGCAGGGCGGGGCCGAGCCGCGCTATGCGGCGCTGCGGGCCGGCGACATCATCGGCGAGCACACCGTCCAGTTCACCGGGATGGGCGAGCGGGTGGAACTGGTCCATCGCGCCACCAACCGCGACATTTTCGCCCGTGGCGCGCTGCTGGCGGCCGTTCGGCTGGCGGACCGCCCCCCGGGGCGCTACAGCCTGCGCGACATCCTGCTCGCGGACCAGAACGCCACTGCCGGATGA
- the prfB gene encoding peptide chain release factor 2 (programmed frameshift) gives MLELNPVRQRIADLTGRLDALRGYLDFDLKVERLEEVERELESPDVWNDAERAQALGRERASLEKVVRGITGLTEGLSGASELLELAEMEDDESTAQSVVDDVEGFAKEVDKLEFQRMFSGQMDGAPAFVDIQAGAGGTEAQDWAEMLLRMYLRWCESRGWKAELMEVSGGDVAGIKSATFRVEGDFAYGWLKTETGVHRLVRKSPFDSDNRRHTSFTSVFVSPEVDDKIDIEINPADLKTDVYRSSGAGGQHVNKTESAVRITHVPSGIVVACQTERSQHANRDRAMKMLAAKLYELEIQKRNAERDAVEATKSDIGWGSQIRNYVLDQSRIKDLRTGIERSDTQKVLDGDLDEFVEASLKSGLEVGAKRADAT, from the exons ATGCTTGAACTCAATCCCGTCCGCCAGCGCATCGCCGACCTGACCGGTCGGCTGGATGCGCTCAGGGGGTATCTT GACTTCGACCTCAAGGTCGAACGTCTTGAAGAAGTAGAGCGGGAGCTGGAAAGCCCCGATGTGTGGAACGACGCAGAGCGCGCGCAGGCGCTCGGTCGCGAGCGCGCCTCGCTCGAGAAAGTGGTGCGTGGCATTACCGGCCTGACCGAGGGACTGTCCGGCGCCAGCGAACTGCTGGAACTGGCCGAGATGGAGGACGACGAGTCCACCGCGCAGTCCGTGGTCGACGATGTCGAGGGTTTCGCGAAGGAGGTCGACAAGCTCGAGTTCCAGCGCATGTTCTCCGGCCAGATGGACGGCGCGCCCGCGTTCGTCGATATCCAGGCCGGCGCCGGCGGCACCGAGGCGCAGGACTGGGCCGAGATGCTGCTGCGCATGTACCTGCGCTGGTGCGAGTCGCGCGGCTGGAAAGCCGAGCTCATGGAGGTCTCCGGCGGCGACGTCGCTGGCATCAAGTCGGCGACCTTCCGGGTCGAGGGCGACTTTGCCTACGGCTGGCTGAAGACCGAGACCGGCGTGCACCGGCTGGTGCGCAAGTCGCCGTTCGATTCAGACAACCGGCGCCATACCAGCTTCACGTCGGTGTTCGTCTCGCCCGAGGTGGACGACAAGATCGACATCGAGATCAACCCCGCCGACCTCAAGACCGACGTGTACCGCTCGTCCGGCGCGGGTGGCCAGCACGTCAACAAGACCGAGTCGGCGGTGCGCATCACGCACGTCCCGTCCGGCATCGTGGTGGCGTGCCAGACCGAACGCAGCCAGCACGCCAACCGCGATCGCGCGATGAAGATGCTGGCCGCCAAGCTGTACGAGCTGGAGATCCAGAAGCGCAACGCCGAGCGTGACGCGGTCGAGGCGACCAAGTCCGACATCGGCTGGGGCAGCCAGATCCGCAACTACGTGCTGGACCAGAGCCGGATCAAGGACCTGCGCACCGGTATCGAGCGGTCCGACACCCAGAAGGTGCTCGACGGCGACCTCGACGAGTTCGTCGAAGCCAGCCTCAAGTCCGGCCTGGAAGTCGGTGCCAAACGCGCCGACGCGACCTGA
- the carB gene encoding carbamoyl-phosphate synthase large subunit produces MPKRTDIKTVLIIGAGPIVIGQACEFDYSGAQACKALRDEGYRVVLVNSNPATIMTDPEMADAVYIEPINWQTVEKIIAKEKPDALLPTMGGQTALNCALDLADHGVLEKYGVELIGASRDAIRMAEDRELFRVAMAEIGLECPKAAVARTFEQAIEIQATVGYPTIIRPSFTLGGSGGGIAYNKEEFEEIVKRGLELSPTSEVLVEESVLGWKEFEMEVVRDTADNCIIVCSIENFDAMGVHTGDSITVAPAQTLTDKEYQRLRDASIAVLRKIGVDTGGSNVQFGINAQTGRVVVIEMNPRVSRSSALASKATGFPIAKIAAKLAVGYTLDELRNEITGGATPASFEPAIDYVVTKIPRFAFEKFPAADSRLTTQMKSVGEVMAMGRTFQESLQKALRGLETGKVGLDPTGLDLSSEEGLVNLRREVKEPGPERIFYIGDAFRAGMSVEDVHALSFVDPWFLDQIVEIIAAEAQIAEGGLAALDARRMRALKRMGFSDARIAQLTGTDETAVRTLRHAFGVRPVYKRVDSCAAEFATTTAYMYSTYEDECEANPSDRDKIIVLGGGPNRIGQGIEFDYCCVHAALALREDGFETIMVNCNPETVSTDYDTSDRLYFEPLTLEDVLEICELEKPKGVIVQYGGQTPLKLAQALEAAGVPIIGTSPDSIDLAEDRERFQKLVEDLGLKQPPNRIARKAEEAVALAREVGYPLVVRPSYVLGGRAMEVVHSDADLERYIREAVRVSEKSPVLLDRFLDNAVEVDVDVIADREGNVLIGGVMEHIEEAGVHSGDSSCSLPPYSLKPATQARLREQVTALAKALDVVGLMNTQFAVTVSDQPDGEDTIYLLEVNPRASRTVPFVSKATGMPLAKIAARCMAGKTLAEQGATREVVPEYYSVKEAIFPFAKFQGVDPILGPEMRSTGEVMGVGRSFGAAMARAQEAGGIKAVPDSGKVFVSVRDPDKQRVLPVARDLVKRGYELVATHGTAAFLRGEGLECQAVNKVAEGRPHIVDLIKNGEIAYIINTTEGRQAISDSFSIRREALQQRVTYSTTVAGARALVQSLEFRGTGPVWSLQELHAEIDGAA; encoded by the coding sequence ATGCCCAAGCGCACCGACATCAAGACCGTCCTGATCATCGGCGCCGGCCCGATCGTCATCGGCCAGGCCTGCGAGTTCGACTATTCCGGCGCACAGGCCTGCAAGGCCCTGCGCGACGAGGGGTACCGGGTGGTGCTGGTCAACAGCAATCCGGCCACGATCATGACCGACCCGGAGATGGCCGACGCCGTCTACATCGAGCCGATCAACTGGCAGACGGTCGAGAAGATCATCGCCAAGGAAAAGCCCGACGCGCTGCTGCCCACCATGGGTGGCCAGACCGCGCTCAACTGCGCGCTCGACCTGGCTGACCACGGCGTGCTGGAGAAGTACGGCGTCGAGCTGATCGGTGCGTCGCGCGATGCGATCCGGATGGCCGAGGACCGAGAGCTGTTCCGCGTCGCGATGGCCGAGATTGGTCTGGAGTGCCCGAAGGCGGCCGTCGCCAGGACCTTCGAGCAGGCGATCGAGATCCAGGCCACGGTCGGCTACCCGACCATCATCCGCCCCAGTTTCACCCTGGGTGGCAGCGGCGGTGGCATCGCCTACAACAAGGAAGAGTTCGAGGAGATCGTCAAGCGTGGCCTCGAGCTTTCGCCGACCAGCGAGGTGCTGGTGGAGGAGTCGGTGCTCGGGTGGAAGGAGTTCGAGATGGAGGTGGTCCGGGACACCGCGGACAACTGCATCATCGTCTGCTCGATCGAGAACTTCGACGCGATGGGCGTGCACACCGGCGACTCGATCACCGTCGCCCCCGCGCAGACCCTGACCGACAAGGAGTACCAGCGCCTGCGCGACGCAAGCATCGCGGTGCTGCGCAAGATCGGTGTCGACACCGGCGGCTCCAACGTCCAGTTCGGCATCAACGCGCAGACGGGCCGCGTGGTCGTGATCGAGATGAATCCGCGCGTGTCGCGATCCTCGGCATTGGCCTCGAAGGCCACCGGCTTCCCGATCGCCAAGATCGCCGCCAAGCTGGCGGTCGGCTACACCCTCGACGAGCTGCGCAACGAGATCACCGGCGGGGCGACCCCGGCCTCGTTCGAGCCGGCGATCGACTATGTCGTCACCAAGATTCCCCGTTTTGCGTTCGAGAAATTCCCGGCCGCCGACTCCCGCCTGACCACCCAGATGAAGTCGGTGGGCGAGGTGATGGCGATGGGTCGCACGTTCCAGGAGTCGCTGCAGAAAGCCCTGCGCGGCCTGGAGACCGGCAAGGTCGGTCTCGATCCCACCGGGCTCGACCTGTCCAGCGAGGAAGGGCTGGTCAACCTGCGCCGCGAGGTCAAGGAGCCCGGCCCCGAGCGGATCTTCTACATCGGCGACGCGTTCCGCGCGGGGATGAGCGTGGAGGACGTGCATGCGCTGTCGTTCGTGGACCCGTGGTTCCTCGACCAGATCGTGGAAATCATCGCCGCCGAGGCGCAGATCGCCGAAGGCGGCCTGGCCGCGCTCGACGCACGGCGGATGCGCGCCCTCAAGCGCATGGGCTTCTCCGACGCCCGCATCGCGCAGCTGACCGGCACCGACGAAACTGCCGTGCGGACCCTGCGCCACGCCTTCGGTGTGCGCCCGGTCTACAAGCGGGTGGACTCCTGCGCAGCCGAGTTCGCCACAACCACCGCCTACATGTACTCGACCTACGAGGACGAGTGCGAGGCCAACCCGTCCGACCGCGACAAGATCATCGTGCTCGGTGGCGGTCCGAACCGGATCGGGCAGGGCATCGAGTTCGACTACTGCTGCGTGCATGCCGCCTTGGCGCTGCGCGAGGACGGGTTCGAGACCATCATGGTCAACTGCAACCCCGAGACCGTGTCGACCGACTACGACACTTCCGACCGCCTGTACTTCGAGCCCTTGACGCTCGAGGACGTGCTCGAGATCTGCGAGCTGGAGAAGCCCAAGGGCGTGATCGTCCAGTACGGCGGCCAGACTCCGCTCAAGCTCGCCCAGGCGCTGGAGGCTGCGGGCGTGCCGATCATCGGTACCAGCCCCGACAGCATCGACCTGGCCGAGGACCGCGAGCGCTTCCAGAAACTCGTCGAAGACCTGGGCCTGAAGCAGCCGCCCAACCGCATCGCCCGCAAGGCCGAGGAAGCCGTGGCGCTGGCCCGCGAGGTCGGCTACCCGCTGGTCGTGCGTCCCAGCTACGTGCTGGGCGGACGCGCGATGGAAGTGGTGCATTCGGATGCCGACCTGGAGCGCTACATCCGCGAGGCGGTGCGTGTGTCGGAGAAGTCGCCGGTGCTGCTGGACCGCTTCCTCGACAACGCAGTCGAGGTGGATGTGGACGTCATCGCCGACCGGGAGGGTAACGTGCTGATCGGTGGCGTGATGGAGCACATCGAGGAGGCCGGCGTCCACTCCGGTGACTCGTCGTGCTCGCTGCCGCCGTATTCGCTCAAGCCAGCCACCCAGGCGCGCCTGCGCGAGCAGGTGACCGCGCTGGCCAAGGCGCTCGACGTCGTCGGCCTGATGAACACCCAGTTCGCCGTCACCGTGAGCGACCAGCCCGATGGTGAGGACACCATCTACCTGCTGGAAGTGAACCCGCGGGCCTCGCGCACCGTGCCGTTCGTGTCCAAGGCGACCGGGATGCCACTGGCGAAGATCGCGGCGCGCTGCATGGCGGGCAAGACGCTGGCCGAGCAGGGGGCCACCCGCGAAGTGGTACCCGAGTACTACTCCGTGAAGGAGGCGATCTTCCCGTTCGCCAAGTTCCAGGGCGTCGATCCGATCCTCGGGCCGGAGATGCGGTCCACCGGCGAGGTCATGGGCGTGGGCCGCAGCTTCGGTGCGGCGATGGCGCGCGCGCAGGAAGCCGGTGGCATCAAGGCCGTGCCCGACAGCGGCAAGGTGTTCGTGTCGGTGCGCGATCCGGACAAGCAGCGCGTGCTTCCCGTGGCGCGCGACCTCGTCAAGCGGGGCTACGAGCTGGTCGCCACCCACGGCACCGCCGCGTTCCTGCGTGGCGAGGGCCTGGAGTGCCAGGCGGTCAACAAGGTGGCCGAGGGCCGTCCGCACATCGTCGACCTCATCAAGAACGGCGAGATCGCCTACATCATCAACACCACCGAGGGCCGGCAGGCGATATCGGACTCGTTCTCGATCCGGCGCGAGGCGTTGCAGCAGCGCGTGACCTACTCGACGACCGTGGCCGGCGCGCGTGCGCTGGTGCAGTCGCTGGAGTTCCGCGGCACCGGACCGGTCTGGTCGCTGCAGGAACTGCACGCCGAGATCGACGGGGCCGCCTGA
- the dnaJ gene encoding molecular chaperone DnaJ, with amino-acid sequence MSKRDYYEVLGVARDVSGDELKKAYRRCAMKHHPDRNPGDAAAEAAFKECKEAYEVLSDANRRRMYDQHGHAAFEHGMGGGGAGAGYADMGDIFGDIFGNIFGGGGAGGRGPRRGADVGYVMELSLEEAVRGIEKEIEIPTLDECDTCSGSGSADGKLESCTTCGGRGQVRFQRGIFSMQQGCPHCGGRGQTISNPCGDCHGQGRVEETKTLSVKIPAGVDNGDRIRLAGEGEAGPAGSPPGDLYVDVRVREHDIFKRDGDDLHCDVPIRLGQAALGDTIRVPTLGGEVELRVPAETQTGKLFRLRDKGVQSVRSRRPGDLYCRVVVETPVNLTAEQRELLEKFDATFAGEDARKHSPRSSTFIDGVKGFWDRMTF; translated from the coding sequence ATGAGCAAGCGTGACTACTACGAAGTACTGGGCGTGGCCCGCGACGTCTCCGGCGATGAGCTGAAGAAGGCGTACCGCCGCTGCGCGATGAAGCACCACCCGGACCGCAATCCGGGTGACGCCGCCGCCGAGGCCGCATTCAAGGAGTGCAAGGAGGCGTACGAAGTGCTGTCCGACGCCAACCGGCGCCGGATGTACGACCAGCACGGGCACGCCGCGTTCGAGCACGGCATGGGCGGTGGAGGTGCCGGCGCCGGTTACGCCGACATGGGCGACATCTTCGGCGACATCTTCGGGAACATCTTCGGCGGTGGCGGCGCCGGTGGTCGTGGCCCGCGCCGTGGCGCGGACGTCGGCTACGTGATGGAGCTCTCCCTCGAGGAAGCCGTGCGCGGCATCGAGAAGGAGATCGAGATCCCGACGCTGGACGAGTGCGACACCTGCAGTGGCAGCGGGTCGGCCGACGGCAAGCTGGAGAGCTGCACCACCTGTGGTGGTCGCGGCCAGGTGCGCTTCCAGCGCGGAATCTTCTCGATGCAGCAGGGCTGCCCGCATTGCGGCGGCCGCGGCCAGACCATCAGCAACCCCTGCGGCGACTGCCACGGGCAGGGGCGCGTGGAGGAAACCAAGACCCTGTCGGTGAAGATCCCCGCCGGCGTGGACAACGGCGACCGCATCCGCCTGGCGGGCGAGGGCGAGGCCGGCCCGGCGGGCTCGCCGCCGGGGGACCTGTACGTGGACGTACGCGTGCGCGAGCACGACATTTTCAAGCGCGATGGCGACGACCTGCATTGCGACGTGCCGATCCGGCTGGGCCAGGCGGCCCTGGGAGACACCATCCGCGTCCCGACGCTGGGTGGCGAGGTCGAGCTTCGCGTGCCCGCCGAGACCCAGACCGGCAAGCTGTTCCGCCTGCGCGACAAGGGCGTGCAGTCGGTCCGAAGCCGCCGCCCGGGCGACCTGTACTGCCGCGTGGTGGTCGAGACCCCGGTCAACCTCACGGCCGAGCAGCGCGAACTGCTCGAGAAGTTCGACGCCACCTTCGCGGGCGAAGACGCCCGCAAGCATTCCCCGCGCTCGTCGACCTTCATCGACGGGGTCAAGGGCTTCTGGGACCGGATGACGTTCTGA
- a CDS encoding phosphoglycerate mutase, translating to MASATLLLPPAARFGGQRVSPDTARWLGRADRIAAAPGSGAPGDGLTRYFEVLPRGWPAAAVTRQRDAAADANGLWMRADPVFVQPDINGARLMSHGDALALDRSDAEALLPALRPLFGDAGFVLDAPHPARWYLRVPDGAKLPVTVSPEQALGEDLFEHLPAGAEGRRWRSLLSEAQIVLHNHPHNARRAAAGLAPVNSLWFWGAGRLPDQIRTTLDAVLSVDDTLVAFGQAAGASASSLPAVWSAGDGDRLVDLRGSRDLRELDRDWLAPALSSLAAGQLRSVSLEFPDRGGLYVARRHRWRFWRRPLLSFITAPADGSAE from the coding sequence GTGGCGTCGGCCACGCTGCTGCTGCCGCCTGCCGCGCGTTTTGGCGGGCAGCGGGTGTCGCCCGACACCGCGCGATGGCTGGGGCGGGCGGACCGCATCGCTGCCGCCCCGGGTAGCGGTGCCCCGGGTGACGGGCTGACGCGGTACTTCGAGGTCCTGCCGCGGGGATGGCCCGCGGCAGCGGTAACCCGTCAACGTGATGCCGCGGCCGACGCCAATGGCCTCTGGATGCGGGCGGACCCGGTGTTCGTCCAGCCCGATATCAACGGCGCACGGCTGATGTCGCACGGCGATGCACTCGCGCTTGACCGGTCCGACGCGGAGGCGCTGCTGCCCGCGCTGCGCCCGCTGTTCGGCGATGCCGGGTTCGTGCTGGACGCGCCGCACCCGGCGCGCTGGTACCTGCGCGTGCCCGACGGGGCCAAGCTGCCGGTCACCGTGTCGCCCGAACAGGCACTGGGCGAGGACCTGTTCGAGCATCTTCCCGCCGGCGCGGAAGGGCGACGCTGGCGCTCGCTGCTGAGCGAGGCGCAGATCGTGCTGCACAACCATCCGCACAACGCCCGCCGCGCTGCAGCCGGCCTGGCGCCGGTGAACTCGCTGTGGTTCTGGGGTGCGGGCCGGCTGCCCGATCAAATCAGGACGACGCTGGATGCGGTACTGAGCGTCGACGACACGCTGGTGGCGTTCGGACAGGCGGCCGGCGCGTCGGCATCTTCACTGCCGGCGGTGTGGTCGGCCGGAGACGGCGACCGACTGGTGGATCTGCGCGGCAGCCGGGACCTGCGCGAGCTCGACCGCGACTGGCTCGCGCCGGCGTTGTCCAGCCTTGCGGCCGGGCAGCTCCGCAGCGTGTCGCTCGAATTCCCGGACAGGGGCGGCCTGTACGTGGCCCGACGGCACCGCTGGCGCTTCTGGCGTCGACCACTCCTCTCGTTCATTACGGCGCCCGCCGACGGAAGCGCGGAGTGA
- the recJ gene encoding single-stranded-DNA-specific exonuclease RecJ — translation MSLPAPVLRRRPATSTGQWPEQVPELLRRIYCARGAAGIDQARPRLATLLPPHTMKGIDAATALLAEAIASDRHILVVGDFDCDGATACAVAVRGLRMLGARRVSHAVPDRAVHGYGLSPALVEDLAGLQPDLLVTVDHGIACHAGIAAAKGRGWTVLVTDHHLPGQTLPPADVIVDPNQPGCEFPSKVMAGVGVVFYVLLALRQRLRAAGAVEGNGPDLGRLLDLVAVGTVADLVPLDANNRALVAAGLRQLRMGQGCAGLQALIEVARRDPATLSASDIGFAVGPRLNAAGRLEDMAVGIECLLSDDATQARAIAATLDAINGERRAVQQQMTEQAEAALATLALGALGPAGSLPLALCLHDPDWHPGVVGLVASKMKDRLHRPVIAFAPAEPGGAVLRGSARSVPGFHIRDALAMVDARHPGLIERFGGHAMAAGLSLPAERLPAFEEAFLACATERLTDDLLRAEILSDGELSGDEFRRDIAESLRDGGPWGQGFPEPQFDGEFDVLGWRVVGQRHLKLELGYAGRRLNAIHFGGWDECEPSPRVRLAFRLEPDDYRGGDAVQLVVIHREPA, via the coding sequence GTGAGCCTGCCGGCACCTGTGCTGCGACGCCGCCCGGCCACCTCGACCGGCCAATGGCCCGAACAAGTGCCCGAACTGCTGCGGCGTATCTATTGCGCCCGCGGCGCCGCCGGCATCGACCAGGCCCGGCCCCGCCTGGCGACGCTGCTGCCACCCCATACGATGAAGGGCATCGACGCGGCCACCGCACTGCTGGCCGAAGCAATCGCGTCCGACCGGCACATCCTCGTGGTCGGCGACTTCGACTGCGACGGGGCCACCGCCTGCGCGGTCGCGGTGCGGGGCCTGCGGATGTTGGGCGCACGCCGCGTCTCGCACGCGGTGCCAGACCGGGCGGTGCACGGCTACGGCCTGTCCCCGGCCCTGGTCGAGGACCTGGCGGGGCTGCAACCCGACCTGCTGGTGACGGTCGACCACGGCATTGCCTGCCATGCGGGCATCGCCGCCGCGAAAGGGCGCGGCTGGACCGTGCTGGTCACCGACCACCACCTGCCGGGCCAGACCCTTCCACCGGCCGACGTCATCGTCGACCCGAACCAGCCCGGCTGCGAGTTCCCCAGCAAGGTCATGGCTGGCGTGGGCGTGGTGTTCTACGTGCTGCTCGCACTGCGCCAGCGGTTGCGGGCCGCCGGTGCGGTCGAGGGCAACGGCCCCGACCTCGGCCGCCTGCTCGACCTGGTCGCGGTCGGGACCGTCGCCGACCTCGTGCCGCTGGATGCCAACAACCGTGCACTGGTGGCGGCCGGCCTGCGCCAGTTGCGGATGGGGCAGGGATGCGCAGGACTCCAGGCGTTGATCGAGGTCGCCCGGCGCGACCCGGCCACGCTGTCGGCCAGCGACATCGGTTTCGCGGTCGGTCCCCGGCTCAACGCCGCGGGGCGGCTGGAGGACATGGCGGTCGGCATCGAGTGCCTGCTGAGCGACGACGCCACGCAGGCGCGGGCCATCGCCGCCACGCTCGATGCGATCAATGGCGAGCGCCGCGCGGTGCAGCAGCAGATGACCGAACAGGCCGAGGCGGCGCTTGCGACCCTCGCGCTGGGCGCCCTCGGCCCCGCAGGCAGCCTGCCGCTGGCGCTGTGCCTGCACGATCCGGACTGGCATCCCGGCGTGGTCGGGCTGGTTGCGTCGAAGATGAAGGACCGACTTCACCGCCCGGTCATCGCCTTCGCGCCGGCCGAACCCGGCGGCGCGGTGCTGCGTGGCTCGGCCCGCTCGGTGCCCGGCTTCCACATCCGCGATGCGCTGGCGATGGTCGATGCCCGCCATCCCGGCCTGATCGAGCGCTTCGGTGGCCACGCGATGGCCGCCGGCCTCAGCCTGCCGGCGGAACGCCTTCCCGCGTTCGAAGAGGCATTCCTCGCCTGCGCGACCGAACGCCTTACCGATGACCTGCTGCGCGCCGAGATCCTCAGCGACGGCGAGCTGTCCGGAGACGAGTTCCGCCGTGACATTGCCGAATCGCTTCGTGATGGCGGGCCGTGGGGACAGGGGTTCCCCGAGCCGCAGTTCGACGGGGAGTTCGACGTGCTGGGCTGGCGCGTGGTCGGCCAGCGACACCTCAAATTGGAACTCGGCTACGCCGGTCGGCGCTTGAACGCCATCCATTTCGGCGGCTGGGACGAATGCGAGCCGTCGCCGCGCGTGCGTTTGGCGTTCCGGCTGGAGCCGGACGACTACCGCGGCGGTGATGCCGTCCAGCTGGTGGTGATCCACCGCGAGCCTGCCTGA
- the greA gene encoding transcription elongation factor GreA translates to MQAPITTKGAQRLRAELEELKSVKRPAVINAIAEARAHGDLKENAEYHAAREQQGFIEGRIKQLEAELSHAQVIDVSALNAGTRVVFGATVELADADTDEEKTYQIVGDLEADIKQGLIAISSPVARALIGKHEGDSVSIDAPGGTREYDIVAVRYEG, encoded by the coding sequence ATGCAAGCACCCATCACCACCAAGGGCGCACAGCGCCTCCGCGCCGAGCTCGAGGAGCTCAAGTCGGTCAAGCGTCCGGCCGTGATCAATGCCATCGCAGAGGCGCGCGCGCACGGCGACCTCAAGGAGAACGCGGAGTACCACGCCGCGCGGGAGCAGCAGGGCTTCATCGAGGGCCGGATCAAGCAACTGGAAGCCGAGCTGTCCCATGCCCAGGTGATCGATGTGTCCGCGCTCAATGCCGGCACGCGCGTGGTGTTCGGTGCGACGGTGGAGCTGGCCGATGCCGATACGGACGAGGAAAAGACCTACCAGATCGTTGGCGACCTGGAGGCGGACATCAAGCAGGGCCTGATCGCGATCTCGTCGCCGGTCGCCCGCGCGCTCATCGGCAAGCACGAGGGCGACAGTGTCAGCATCGACGCGCCCGGCGGCACCCGCGAGTACGACATCGTCGCCGTCCGCTACGAAGGCTGA
- the carA gene encoding glutamine-hydrolyzing carbamoyl-phosphate synthase small subunit produces the protein MTHPAILALEDGTIFEGISVGAPGLSVGEVVFNTAMTGYQEILTDPSYARQLVTLTYPHVGNTGITELDNEADAVWAAGLIVRNVPRRPSNWRSQVSLPEWLARRGVVAIADIDTRKLTRLLRDTGAQNGALMAGDDVDADRAIEAARKFAGLKGMDLAKEVCTRENRDWREGQLDLDSGTFAANEGRYHVVAYDFGIKQNILRMLAERGCNVTLVPAQTTAAEVLALKPDGVFLSNGPGDPAPCDYAIEAIREFIDRKVPTYGICLGHQLLGLAVGAKTLKMKFGHHGANHPVQDLDTGRVMITSQNHGFAVDEATLPANVRVTHRSLFDGSNQGIALTDAPAFSFQGHPEASPGPHDVAPLFDRFVESMNNNQHAEVR, from the coding sequence GTGACCCATCCCGCAATCCTTGCCCTCGAAGACGGCACCATCTTCGAGGGCATTTCCGTCGGCGCGCCCGGCCTTTCCGTCGGCGAGGTGGTGTTCAACACCGCCATGACCGGTTACCAGGAAATCCTGACCGACCCGTCCTACGCCCGGCAGCTGGTCACGCTGACCTATCCCCACGTCGGCAACACCGGCATCACCGAGCTCGACAACGAGGCCGATGCGGTCTGGGCTGCCGGCCTGATCGTGCGCAACGTCCCGCGAAGGCCCAGCAACTGGCGCAGCCAGGTATCGCTACCCGAATGGCTGGCCCGCCGCGGCGTGGTCGCGATTGCCGACATCGATACCCGCAAGCTCACCCGCCTGCTGCGCGACACCGGCGCGCAGAACGGCGCGCTGATGGCCGGCGACGACGTCGACGCGGACCGCGCGATCGAGGCGGCCCGCAAGTTTGCCGGGCTGAAGGGCATGGACCTGGCCAAGGAAGTCTGCACCCGCGAGAACCGCGACTGGCGCGAAGGCCAGCTCGACCTCGACAGCGGCACCTTCGCCGCCAACGAGGGCCGCTACCACGTGGTCGCCTACGACTTCGGGATCAAGCAGAACATCCTGCGGATGCTGGCCGAGCGGGGCTGCAACGTCACCCTGGTGCCGGCGCAGACCACCGCCGCCGAGGTGCTGGCCCTCAAGCCCGACGGCGTGTTCCTGTCCAACGGGCCTGGCGACCCGGCGCCCTGCGACTACGCGATCGAGGCGATCCGTGAGTTCATCGACCGCAAGGTCCCGACCTATGGCATTTGTCTGGGGCATCAGCTGCTCGGGTTGGCGGTCGGTGCCAAGACGCTGAAGATGAAGTTCGGCCACCACGGCGCCAACCACCCGGTGCAGGACCTCGATACCGGCCGGGTGATGATCACCAGCCAGAACCACGGCTTCGCGGTCGACGAGGCCACGCTGCCGGCCAACGTCCGCGTGACCCATCGCTCGCTGTTCGACGGCTCCAACCAGGGCATCGCCCTGACCGATGCGCCGGCCTTCAGCTTCCAGGGGCACCCGGAAGCCAGTCCCGGCCCGCACGACGTGGCACCGCTGTTCGACCGGTTCGTCGAATCCATGAACAACAACCAGCACGCAGAGGTGCGTTGA